TTGTAATTTAATCATTTTTAACTCTTCATCAGTGTGAATCGAACCTGTGAGGGATTGAAACTTGAAGCTTGACCAGATTTGAAATACATATTCGTGACAGTGTGAATCGAACCTGTGAGGGATTGAAACACTAATTGAGCTTGGAAATTACCAGGACGCGTGCGATGTGTGAATCGAACCTGTGAGGGATTGAAACAAAACAGGTTTCAAATCCCTGGGGAGTTTAATAACTGGTGTGAATCGAACCTGTGAGGGATTGAAACCTTTTTTTGTAATGTTTCAATTATAAATCCTTTCAATTCACTTGTGTGAATCGAACCTGTGAGGGATTGAAACGTATCGTTGGGGATTTCAAATACCAAATAAAATTTCGTGTGAATCGAACCTGTGAGGGATTGAAACTTTCCCATACTCCTTTAAACCACTCCCGTTACAATTGTGTGAATCGAACCTGTGAGGGATTGAAACGTTTTTGCTATTTTTTTTACTTATTTTCAAAATACTGGTGTGAATCGAACCTGTGAGGGATTGAAACATTGCTTGAAAAAATGGGGGTTAACGATTTGGATTATGTGTGAATCGAACCTGTGAGGGATTGAAACTAAAATAATAATCGCAATCCAAACCCTTCACATCACTGTGTGAATCGAACCTGTGAGGGATTGAAACGCTTCATTTCAAAAACATCGTGGTGTTGCGTTGGCTTGTGTGAATCGAACCTGTGAGGGATTGAAACTGCAAAAAGATGGTAAACTTTTTGAAATTTTGATTTTGTGTGAATCGAACCTGTGAGGGATTGAAACAACTCCTCTTTAGTTCTTATATAAATTCCATTCTTGCGTGTGAATCGTACCTGTGAGGGATTGAAACCTTCAGAAGGATTGGTAGAAAACCTTGCCTTCCAAAATTTGTTAAAAAAATTAAACCTACTTTTATATCCAATCATTTTCCCTTTCTGATGTGGGGGAATGAAATTATAAGTCAGGTGAGTTTTTGACAAGCTATAAAACTTGACTTTTTTGTCTTTCTTTGTTATATTTTATTTAGATTAAATCTAAATAAATATAAGGCAGAATGAACAGATCCATCAAACTTTTCTTTGCTCTCATCTTGTTTAAGGTTGCGATGGCGCAGGGAACAAGTTATTATCTTATGGGAACATATGCTTACATTGAACTGCCTTCGCAAAATTTGAATCTCACTGCTTACAAATATCTAAAGGAAATTGAAATGAAACTTTCCGACTACCTTGACTCTTCAGAGGTTTCAAAGATAAATTTAAATGCTGGGGATAAATTTGTTAAGGTTTCCGATGTTACGCTTGAAGCGATAAAAAACTCAATTGAAATTTCTCGGAAAACATGGGGCTTTTTTGATGTTACATTTGGAGCTTTAACGATCAATGCTAAAAGGTTGGGTAAAATATCGGAAGATAGTGCCCGCAAACTTATTAACTTTATGGATATAGTAATTTCTGGTGATAGCGTAATGCTGGCAAGAAAAGGAATGTCAATTGACCTTGGAGGGATAGGGAAGGGATTTGCAATTGAAAAAACATATAATTATTTGAAGATAAACTCTGGGTTTATCTCAATTGGTGGTGACATGAAGGTTTGGGGGCATAAAAGGACGCTTGCAATTAAAAATCCAATAGAAGGTGGTGCGCTTGTTCAAATGATCAATTCAAAAGATGTCAGTATTTCAACATCTGGAAATTACCTGAGAAAACATATTGAGACAAGAGATGATAAAATTGTTCAAATAACGGTTGCGCATGAAAACTCAACCTTTGCAGATGCCTATGCAACTGCTCTTTTCGCAATGTCAAAAGATTTGAAGGAAAAATTTTTGAGTGAAAATCCTGATGTTGGTGTTTTAATGCTTTATGAGGATGGTTCTGTTTTCATGAATAAGAAATTCAGGGAATTTTTTGAGGTAATAATTTTCAAAGATGCTGCTAAATATATTTCAAAAACAAAAAAGAGGTAAAGGGATGAGAACAAGCTTAAGGATATTGTTTTTTATAAGCATATTGTTCATGTTGATGTTTGATTTTTCATTCGCTCAATCAGAGGAGGAAAAAATTAAGCAAATTGAGGAGCGAATTAAACGCTTGGAGCTTGAGGTTTTGAAAATTAAAGATATAAATGAGCAAAGAGAGCAGATGGTTCGGGAAATTGAAGCACTCAAGGAAGAAATAAGACAACTTCGTCTTGAGGTTGCGATGCCGGAAATTGAATTGAAATCATATTTTGGGCTTGGTCCGGCTGCATCAAAAATTTATTATACCCCAAGGGGTCTCTCAATCGCCGGATATGGTGAGATAACCTATGAGAATTACATTGATAACTCAAAAACTGACAGAGGGGATGTGTTAAGATTTGTACCATACATCGGATATAAATTTACAGATAACATTATTGTTAACACTGAACTTGAAATTGAACATGCAGGAATTGGAAATGTTGGGAATAGAAATCCGGAGATTTATGTTGAGTTCCTGTATGTTGATTTTATTTTACATCCAAGATTTAACATAAGGACTGGTTTATTTCTTATTCCAACCAGTAGGATGAACGAGTTTCATGAACCGCCTGTTTATTTTGGGGTGTTGCGTCCAGATGTTGAAAGATTTATAATTCCGACGGTATGGAGGGAACTTGGAGTTATGGTTTATGGTGAGTTCACAAAGGGGTTTTCTTACAAGGCTGGGATAGTGAATGGCTTGAGGACAGATTTGATAGGTGATTGGATTGCTGGGGGAAGGCAAAGAGGGGCAACAATCAATTTTGATAAATTTGCAGGAAGTTTTGGAGTTGTTTTTGAAGTTGTTAAGAATCTGACGCTTGCCTCCTCACTTTATTATGGTGCTGGAAGTGATAAAGCGGGTGCAAGCGAGAGGGGAAGTGAAGATGCAAGATTTTCGCTTTTGACGACCGAGGGCGGAGTTCAACTTAAAAACTTATCTATTAAAGGCTTATTTGCATATGGCAGTGCAAAAGGCAATGATGTTTACAAAAGTCGGAGTGGAAGAGCAAGCAAGGTCTATGGTTGGTATTTGGAAGCGGGTTATAATTTAATTCCATTAATTAATCCTGAAACAGTCATCTCATTTGCTCCATTCGTAAGATATGAAAAGTATAATCTCAACAAAAATGTCTTTACGGGAAATTTAGATCCAACAAAAGATAGAAGTGTATTTACAATTGGGCTTGACTTTAAACCGCATCCTCAAGTTGTTATAAAAGCGGATTATCAAATTCGCAACACTGCATCCAATCTCCCCGCAGGTAAGGGAGTGGGGAAAGATGAATGGAAAATTGATCAGTTTAATATAGGGATTGGTTTTATATTTTAAAAGTCATTGAAATTTCCCCCAAGCTTTTGGGCTTTGGGGATAAATTTTAAAAATTATTAAGAAGAGAAATGTTAAGTGTTTTCTTGTTAATTTTATTGCTTGCAATTCAAGGTAAGAAACCAGAAGAAGTTTTAAGTGAGATTTATCCTAATTCAAAGATTGAGATAAAGAATATTACTATCTCTGATTCACAGGCTGAGAAAGTTAAGGAGTTGTCGGGAATCAAAATTGAAAATAGGCTTGTTACATTTTATTTGGTTAAGGTGAATTCAAAAATCAAGGCGTATGCTTATGTTGATATTCATATCGTAAGAACTCATCCAGAGGTTGTATTGTATGTTTTAAATGAGCGTGGGGAGATTGAATTAATACAAATTCTTTCTTTCAAAGAACCACCTGAATATATGGCAGATGATAACTGGCTGAGATATCTTAAGGGCAAGACAATAGGGAAAGATCTATTAAGATTAAGAAGAGATGTCCCGAACATGACGGGTGCAACTCTTACATCTAAGGCAATAACTGATAACGCAAGGAAAATCATAGCTTTGTGGAAAGTAATTTTTGAGGAGGTGAAATGAGATTTTTTTGGACTGGAAGTTTAAAGGGTTATAAACCAATTCGTATTGGCATTTTCCTTTTCACGATTTTTATTTTTTTATTTTGGGCTGGTGCTTTTGTCCATTTTGGATTTAAGTATGGTTACTCAGTTGAGAAAGTTGAAAGATATTTCTTCGGCGAATCTGATTTCCCGTTTGAGATTTCAATTGCTCAAATTTATGAAGAAGCACATATAAGTCTTTTTGTGTTTGCTCTTCTTTTCTTGTGTGTTTCCGCTTTAGTTATCTATTCGGGGATTGATGAAAGGTTTAAACTTGGGTTAATTTTGAGTTTGGCGATCTTGGTTATTTTGTATTCTTTTTCTGATTATATTGTTATTTTGCTTGGGCGGGGGTATGCTTTTTTGAAAATTTTTGTTTTTTTGCTTTTTCAATGCTTGATTTTTTTGTCATTGGTGATCATTTGGTTTAAAAGGTTGGAGAATCGTAAGGGTAATGGGGCATCAAAGTTTCTTGCAATTTTAATTTTTTCTTTTGCCCTCTTAAATCTTGCTTTTGTCGGCTTAAATTTTGCATTGTTTGAGAGAAAAATTGGGTTTAG
This genomic interval from Candidatus Kryptobacter tengchongensis contains the following:
- a CDS encoding thiamine biosynthesis lipoprotein; protein product: MNRSIKLFFALILFKVAMAQGTSYYLMGTYAYIELPSQNLNLTAYKYLKEIEMKLSDYLDSSEVSKINLNAGDKFVKVSDVTLEAIKNSIEISRKTWGFFDVTFGALTINAKRLGKISEDSARKLINFMDIVISGDSVMLARKGMSIDLGGIGKGFAIEKTYNYLKINSGFISIGGDMKVWGHKRTLAIKNPIEGGALVQMINSKDVSISTSGNYLRKHIETRDDKIVQITVAHENSTFADAYATALFAMSKDLKEKFLSENPDVGVLMLYEDGSVFMNKKFREFFEVIIFKDAAKYISKTKKR
- a CDS encoding Outer membrane protein family (DUF1597) gives rise to the protein MRTSLRILFFISILFMLMFDFSFAQSEEEKIKQIEERIKRLELEVLKIKDINEQREQMVREIEALKEEIRQLRLEVAMPEIELKSYFGLGPAASKIYYTPRGLSIAGYGEITYENYIDNSKTDRGDVLRFVPYIGYKFTDNIIVNTELEIEHAGIGNVGNRNPEIYVEFLYVDFILHPRFNIRTGLFLIPTSRMNEFHEPPVYFGVLRPDVERFIIPTVWRELGVMVYGEFTKGFSYKAGIVNGLRTDLIGDWIAGGRQRGATINFDKFAGSFGVVFEVVKNLTLASSLYYGAGSDKAGASERGSEDARFSLLTTEGGVQLKNLSIKGLFAYGSAKGNDVYKSRSGRASKVYGWYLEAGYNLIPLINPETVISFAPFVRYEKYNLNKNVFTGNLDPTKDRSVFTIGLDFKPHPQVVIKADYQIRNTASNLPAGKGVGKDEWKIDQFNIGIGFIF
- a CDS encoding FMN-binding domain-containing protein encodes the protein MLSVFLLILLLAIQGKKPEEVLSEIYPNSKIEIKNITISDSQAEKVKELSGIKIENRLVTFYLVKVNSKIKAYAYVDIHIVRTHPEVVLYVLNERGEIELIQILSFKEPPEYMADDNWLRYLKGKTIGKDLLRLRRDVPNMTGATLTSKAITDNARKIIALWKVIFEEVK